In Pyrus communis chromosome 8, drPyrComm1.1, whole genome shotgun sequence, one genomic interval encodes:
- the LOC137743831 gene encoding cytochrome P450 71AU50-like encodes MALWIWATIGVLALVHILQTCISKGKTKKKMLPPGPRGFPIFGSLHLLGKFPNRDLHQLSRKYGDIMYLRLGLVPTIVVSSPRAAELFLKTHDLVFASRPPHEGSKHISFGQRNLSFAEYGSYWRDIRKMCTLELLSNHKINSFKSMRREEVALLIQSVQEDANNGRVAIDLSDKVSSLSVDMTCKMVFGKKYKYEEFDERGFTAVMKEALKLSAGPNLGDYIPCIAPLDLQGFTKKMKAINKVFDEFFEKIIDEHLQSKDEERTKDFVDVMVAFMGSEDSDYRIERTNIKAIMLDMFAGSMDTTSTTVEWALSELMRHPQVMKKVQKELENVVGLNRMVEESELEKLDYLDMVVKETLRLHPVAPLLVPHAAIEDCIVDGYHVPKKSRVIINAWAIGRDPSAWEDAEKFVPERFEGNSVDVRGNHFQLIPFGSGRRRCPGIQLGLTVVQFVLAQLVHCFDWELPDNMLPNDLDMTEGFGITVSRAKHLLAIPSYRLQN; translated from the exons ATGGCACTTTGGATTTGGGCAACAATTGGGGTGCTTGCACTTGTTCACATCCTGCAAACATGCATATCAAAAGGCAAGACCAAGAAAAAGATGTTACCTCCTGGTCCGAGAGGGTTTCCTATTTTTGGCAGCCTCCATTTGTTAGGGAAATTCCCAAACAGGGATCTTCATCAACTATCCAGGAAATACGGCGATATCATGTACTTGCGGTTAGGCCTCGTACCCACAATTGTTGTCTCGTCCCCACGAGCGGCCGAGCTGTTCCTCAAAACGCATGACCTCGTTTTTGCAAGTCGACCACCTCATGAAGGTTCAAAGCACATTTCCTTTGGGCAAAGGAACCTGAGCTTTGCTGAGTATGGCTCATATTGGCGCGACATCCGAAAGATGTGCACGCTCGAATTACTTAGCAACCACAAAATCAATTCTTTCAAGTCGATGAGGAGAGAAGAGGTTGCCCTCCTAATTCAGTCTGTTCAAGAGGATGCCAATAATGGACGCGTTGCTATTGATCTCAGTGACAAGGTATCTTCGCTCAGCGTTGACATGACCTGCAAGATGGTGTTTGGGAAGAAGTACAAGTACGAGGAGTTTGACGAGAGGGGTTTCACGGCTGTGATGAAAGAGGCTCTCAAATTATCAGCGGGCCCTAACTTGGGAGATTACATTCCTTGTATTGCGCCGCTTGACCTCCAAGGGTTcactaaaaaaatgaaagctaTTAACAAGgtgtttgatgaattttttgagaagattattgaTGAACATCTTCAATCCAAGGATGAAGAAAGAACTAAGGACTTTGTTGATGTCATGGTGGCTTTCATGGGGTCTGAAGATTCTGACTACCGAATCGAACGCACCAATATCAAAGCCATAATGTTG GACATGTTTGCGGGTTCAATGGACACCACATCAACAACAGTCGAGTGGGCGCTCTCGGAACTCATGAGACATCCACAGGTTATGAAGAAAGTCCAAAAAGAGCTAGAAAATGTTGTAGGCCTCAATAGAATGGTGGAGGAATCAGAATTGGAGAAATTGGACTACTTGGACATGGTAGTCAAGGAAACCTTGAGGCTACATCCAGTGGCACCATTGTTGGTTCCTCATGCAGCCATTGAAGATTGCATTGTCGATGGCTACCACGTACCAAAAAAGTCACGTGTGATCATAAACGCGTGGGCAATTGGGAGAGACCCAAGTGCTTGGGAAGATGCAGAGAAGTTCGTACCAGAGAGGTTTGAGGGTAATAGTGTTGATGTTAGAGGAAACCACTTTCAGCTTATACCGTTTGGATCTGGCAGAAGACGTTGCCCTGGAATTCAGTTAGGGCTTACTGTGGTACAATTTGTGTTGGCACAACTTGTGCATTGTTTTGATTGGGAACTTCCAGATAACATGTTGCCAAATGACTTGGATATGACTGAGGGGTTTGGTATTACAGTCTCAAGGGCCAAGCATTTGCTCGCTATTCCTTCATATCGCCTTCAGAATTAA